In Corylus avellana chromosome ca8, CavTom2PMs-1.0, the genomic stretch TAGAAGACGCCTTGGGAACGTACGCATTAAATGCCTCAGCAGGCGCGTCCCATCACCTACAAACAATGACGTGTGGTAGTTGAAAAGATAGCCATTTCGAGGTTGGCACGTGGACGTATACAGCTGTTCAAATCGACTGATCGACTTATGCTTAGACAAATCGAGCGTCTCGGCAAAAAATTGGTGGGACAAATCCCGCCAGAACTTGAGTCCAAAATTAGGGTTTCTCCTCGGAGGCCTTGGACGTAATGTAGTCGGGAGTCGGACATCAGAAGATAGATCCATTCTTAAGGAACATAAAAATTTTCATAGTCATTCCGACCAGAAAATTGGGGGGtcactgttgggtcatggatcatcTTCCTCTAAGGCCCAAGATCAAGTGAATATACAAATCTGTCAAGCTCTTGGTCGACTTAGCCCAAAGAGGTCTCAGGCCCCTAGTTCGAGACGTAACTCACAGGCCAAGATAATCAAAGGCTGAAGGGCAAGTTTGTCGTTCTACCATGAAGATACAATCGTATTATCCAATGCCTAGATCATCTTGATCTATTAGCTGATAAGATGATCGAGTCCTACTCGGACTCCCTAACCGAGCATCGCACAAAAGCTATAATGTTCATCCCTTGATCTTAGGCTACTAAGATCACGGAACAAACAACAAACCTTATCCCTCTTTCAAATATTTGCACAGCTGATATCGGGAGATCAAACTCCtctcatgcctataaatacaagctACTTACCAATACtaaggtaatcgcaactcttgCTATCTAAGCTTTATTGTtgcttacatttttttttctcaaatccttgacttaggcatcggagcatCCCGCCGGGAAACCATCGGGGACTCTAATCCTTGTTTGTTCTTGTGTACAAGGCCGACACATCCTCGGACACTACTGTGCAGATTGTGCCACGTCATTTCTTGGAAAACTGTGCTCTAACAATTTCTATTCTTTATTATGTCTCTCTGTGAACTTGTTCCTGATGGCTTCTTAAGGACATGTTTTTCACTTAACATTTATACTTCCTTGATGGACTTGTCGTTTAGTAGTGATGCTGAGACTTGTCTGAATACATATTaatcttttattctcttttctttgttaGTGCGCATTATCATGAATCATGATGTATTCATAAAACTAGCAATTAATACTCGCAACCATTCAACATTCAACATCTTTTCTTAACacagttcttttctttttttctttagaatcTTAACACATTTCTTAATATATGTAAAATCatcaaaacacacacacacatatcatgcttttaaaacaaataaaatatgttaatGTTCTCGGTAAGTAAGATACTAATTAGAATATCCTTGATGAGAAGGATCCCCAACTCAAGCACACAATATTGCAAATCACCATTAGACTCATACCTATAACAAAATTCTAACTTTGGTAGAATCCATAGTATTCCAAACACCTAAAGCACTCAACTTTCATGAAAACCTAAAGCACTCAACTTTCATGAAAACCTAAAGCAAACTTAGGGATAATCATAAGCCACAAGCCCAATTAACCCAACCCATAGACAAATCTAGGGTTTGCAACAAAAACCCCTAACTTGACCCAAACCAAGAAAAGTTAGGGTTTCAACTCTTATCTTGATTGAACAGAAAAATCAAAGTTCCACACGATGAATCTCCTACCTAAACCCTTCATAAGAACCCTAcggaaatttctaggattaagCATTATCTCCATAAAGTAAACTAACTTGTAGAAAATTctaagttttaggtttttacCTGAATTGAACGGTAGAAATCAAAGATCCAACctaaagcttaaaaataaagaaaaaaatgttctaTCTCCAAGCTTCAAAATGTAGATTTGGACAATACACCAACATATCAATAAGAGACTCCactttcttaataaaaataaatcataataattgatatattatagAATGTAATGTCGAACTTCACTTTCATGATCAAGACAAGTTTAGGGAAGTGGACatgtttatctttttcttaTAGGTAGTGAAAATTATAAATAGTGGCAAAATAATGATGAGGATTTACCAGAAGGgacacaaataaaaataaaaataaaagatagtcatttaaaaaaagtaaatagtaCAAAAATTCGACGCCATGTTCAAATGGTTGACGTAAGAGCAGCAACGATCTGTTTTTCCAACACCTCTTATTCCTTTCCATCGCGTACACCCTGCTTAAAAAATGCTTACGAATTACATAACTAAATGGTTTGTCGTCTCTCACGATCTCTGTCATTGTGTGAAGCGGCTTAGCATGGAGGTGGATAAAATCTTATATGCTGTAGGGTGGGGGCTTGGGCAAGTTCTTGACGAGGCCACATAGCAAGGCATTGTCAGGAATGTTGTACTCGTCCCTGAGCGAGCGTGCAGGAGAGAGGACGCTAGCATAGAGTTGTTGTCCGAGGTAGCGCCTCTCCGCTATTTCAGACCTTATGTTCCACATTCCAGCATTATCGATTGTCAAGAGGATCGCCGCCCACGATTTGGGAAAGACTTGGACTGTGTGCCTACTTACAGCATCAAGAAGATTGTAATTCTTTCGAAGTTCTGGGGTCCACCTCCCAGGCTCAAtgctattatttttattagtcaACAAAAAACAGAAGTTGTCAATTACTCAATCATCATCAACCGTTTGAAATAGCAATCAAGGAAGAGCGCATAGATGCATTAATTAGTAGCTACTTACGCGACTGCGAAGAAGGAGTATCCATCCAAATGCCATGATTGGATGCTCTTCTCATGGTTCTCAAAGATGATCTCGATAAAGTTACGGAAAGTCATGTTCAACACAATCGGTGCCGAAGTGACTTTGGGTGCACCTCGAGCTGCTGGTGGGTCATCAGGGATGGTGTCGTATTTGAAAACCTTGTTTGCAACTCCATAGTACTCGGCCAGCTTTAGTGGGGTGGGAGGGTCGATGTGGGAGATGCCATTGACAGCGTAACGAAGCTTGCCGTCAACCTTGCTAGCAGAATTAACGAGCTTGATAGTGCGTGTAATGTTAATGGCACCGTAATGGTAGGAGCCCTGAGGGTTGGGCCTGGCAGCACTAGCAGTGAGGTTCCAGCGGAAGGTTCGGAACTGATTGAGGGACCAGGCCCAACCGACAGGGGCCTCAGCGATCTCAGGTGAGGCCGGGCCCTTTCCGCCGATGTAGCGTATAATACCCTTACCGCTAAGCGCGCTCTTGGTGAACCGAGTAGAGGCCACCACGTAGTAGTCCTTCGGCTTTTGGTTAGCAGTAACAAGAACTGAGAAACATTGCCCTACGTGCACATCAAGGGATTGGTACGTGTTTTGGACTGTGTGAGAGCCCTCCATCTCAACCAGTTTCATGGTGTGGCCTTGGATTCTGAAGTTGAGGGAATTCTTAACCCCAACATTGCAGATCCTGTATTTGTAAGTTTTGCCAGCCTTCATGGTGAACAAGGGCTTATCATTGCCGTCGCCCTTAGCAGATTTGCCATTGATGAGGACACCGTCTGGCCTACCAAGGGAGCGACCACTATCCAAGAATTTCCTAAGCGTGGAGTGGCTCTTAGTGTACCAGTCGCCGATGAGGACAGTGTAATCATCCTCAGGATCAGCATACGGAACAGGAATCAGCAAGCGACTGTTCACGCGCAGGCCCCCGAAGGCACCAGCTACCCTATGCATGGCGGTGGTGGGATAGTAGATGTAACTTCCAATTTGGTCCTTGACTTGGAAGTGATAGGTGTAGTTCGTCCCAGGTAGAATCGGACACATGCTTCCAAGCACTCCATCCTGCCATGAGTTCTTCCTATGCTGGATGCCGCTCCTGCCAAGCCAAATCAAACATTAGCATTGATGGTACAAAATATACAGCGGTTATTCGAGTTTTTGTTGCATTTCTTGGATCATaagtcacaaaaaaaaaaaaaaaaatcgaaaatgtGAACCATGTCAACAGGAATGGCTCATCAAGGTTGTTGAAGACATTAAGGACAATGTTGTTGTTAGTGGTGGAGTTAATGTTGGGTCCAGGAAATTGACCGTTGATGAGAATTCCTTGCTGGGGGACTCCAAGCGGAGAAATGGTTCCATAGGTGACGTTCCATCTGAAAAACAGGTAAGGGTCTTCACCGCtgacaaaaaacatttttgtagCAGAGAGGcacaaaagcaacaaaaacgTCACttctcccatctctctctctctctctctctctctctctctctcaaataaGCTTTGTCCTTCTTAGGCAATCTCAATTAGTCCCTAAAATGGAAGAAGATAGTTCTTCTACCGTCCTCACGGCGCCACATGCTTCCCTTTTATAAATGTCATTGACAACTTCCCAACCAATCGAGTTTCCCGTCATTGTCTCTGAGTTCTCCCTTCTTTTTTGCCCCTTGCATTACGCTCTTCCACtcattgttttattattattattatttttttgactatGTCATGCATGATAGTTTACCTTAAGTTAATCGAATATTATGATTGGCTAATATGTTGGTAGTCATAATATTCTCcctacacttaaaaataaacatGGCATTTTATGtcgattttgtttttgtcgTTTCATATAAATTAACGATGTTTGCTTATATAAAtgacataaactaaaaaaaaaaaaaaaaagaagaaaattgtggattttgtttttgtcgtTTCATATAAAATTGAAGtcataacattttaaaaaaaaattatataaatgacataaactaaaaaacaaaaaaaattgtcgattttgtttttgtcgTTTCATATAAAATTGAAGTCataacattaaaaaatgaagttttttacCGTTCAAACGacttctttttaaaaagaaacaCGAGTAAACGACGTCACTTTCATGCATGACGAACTCAAAATACTTTGTTCCACTCGCAACACAATTCCAGAATTCCTTCTTTGAAAGGAGCTCTCAGGGATAGAAAAGTAGTGCTATGTTCCATGTATAATATAAATGTGTTGAAATTTGAAGATAATTTTTATGATAATTAGCTTATAACTTGTTCATTAGTTCTTGAGGAAATATACTTTGACCccttaaaattatcaattttttttttttttttggcgccTCCAAACTATCAAGTGTGACATTTAGATAAGTTAAACTACtattttttggaaagaaaaaaaaccccttATGTCAAAcgttaaaattgatgaaaagTTGCATGTGACCACTTTGACAAAACTCTTTCCAAAATT encodes the following:
- the LOC132190096 gene encoding L-ascorbate oxidase homolog, giving the protein MGEVTFLLLLCLSATKMFFVSGEDPYLFFRWNVTYGTISPLGVPQQGILINGQFPGPNINSTTNNNIVLNVFNNLDEPFLLTWSGIQHRKNSWQDGVLGSMCPILPGTNYTYHFQVKDQIGSYIYYPTTAMHRVAGAFGGLRVNSRLLIPVPYADPEDDYTVLIGDWYTKSHSTLRKFLDSGRSLGRPDGVLINGKSAKGDGNDKPLFTMKAGKTYKYRICNVGVKNSLNFRIQGHTMKLVEMEGSHTVQNTYQSLDVHVGQCFSVLVTANQKPKDYYVVASTRFTKSALSGKGIIRYIGGKGPASPEIAEAPVGWAWSLNQFRTFRWNLTASAARPNPQGSYHYGAINITRTIKLVNSASKVDGKLRYAVNGISHIDPPTPLKLAEYYGVANKVFKYDTIPDDPPAARGAPKVTSAPIVLNMTFRNFIEIIFENHEKSIQSWHLDGYSFFAVAIEPGRWTPELRKNYNLLDAVSRHTVQVFPKSWAAILLTIDNAGMWNIRSEIAERRYLGQQLYASVLSPARSLRDEYNIPDNALLCGLVKNLPKPPPYSI